One genomic region from Dromaius novaehollandiae isolate bDroNov1 chromosome 21, bDroNov1.hap1, whole genome shotgun sequence encodes:
- the THYN1 gene encoding thymocyte nuclear protein 1 produces the protein MPWPSRKRDKGAVADKKEPDAKIAKTEETQKKEEEEKSTKPPAGSSKSGWKNWKKAKESDSGGEESKQTYCHWLLKSEPESRLEKGVDMKFSIEDLKAQPNQTTFWDGVRNYQARNFLRAMKLGQQAFFYHSNCKEPGIVAIVKIVKEAYPDHTQFDQKDPHYDSSSRKENPKWSMVDVQFVRMTKRFIPLSEIKAHHLAHKADGGPLKNMMLFTRQRLSIQPLTQEEFDFVLSLEEEKPH, from the exons ATGCCTTGGCCAAGCAGAAAGAGAGACAAAGGAGCAGTGGCAG ataaaaaggAGCCTGATGCTAAAATAGCCAAAACTGAGGAAActcagaaaaaagaggaagaggagaagtctACAAAACCTCCAGCTGGGAGTTCCAAGTCAGGatggaagaactggaaaaaagcaaaagaatccGACTCTGGTGGGGAGGAAAGCAAGCAAACGTATTGTCACTGGCTTCTGAAATCGGAGCCAGAGAGCAGGCTTGAGAAAGGAGTGGATATGAAA TTCAGCATTGAAGACTTGAAGGCTCAGCCCAATCAGACAACCTTTTGGGATGGAGTAAGAAACTACCAG GCACGGAATTTCCTGAGGGCGATGAAACTTGGGCAGCAGGCCTTCTTCTATCACAGTAACTGTAAAGAGCCTGGGATCGTTGCCATTGTCAAG ATCGTAAAGGAGGCATACCCTGATCACACACAGTTTGATCAGAAGGATCCTCATTATGATTCCTCCAGCAGAAAAGAGAACCCCAAATGGTCCATG GTGGATGTCCAGTTTGTGCGGATGACAAAACGTTTCATCCCCCTTTCTGAAATCAAGGCCCACCACCTGGCACATAAAGCGGACGGAGGTCCCCTAAAGAACATGATGCTCTTCACAAGACAACGTCTTTCCATCCAACCACTGACACAAG AGGAATTTGATTTTGTCTTGAGCCTGGAAGAGGAAAAGCCACATTAA